One genomic window of Geodermatophilus sp. DSM 44513 includes the following:
- a CDS encoding tol-pal system YbgF family protein has product MRAALRALDSRNAERVAGHLVVAGTLVDDQPEEALAHARAARDRASRVAVVREAVGVAAYHAGDYAEAARELRAYRRMSGDDGYRAVLADCERALGRPEVALRLVREALAAQPDAEETVELRLVEAGARADLGELPAARLVLEALLGGRPRPDSVDLTDPGRLRVATAYADLLAADGEEELAEAWHAAVGVHTPEESDVEFSEEEVPVGGSAVGGSAVDGSAVDDLPGDDLPGDDLPGDEAGQPDPDGAAPDDYDLTEDVEAEVAELLGEDAAEEDAADEEAPDAGPAGAAADGDGTVH; this is encoded by the coding sequence GTGCGGGCCGCGCTGCGCGCCCTGGACAGCCGCAACGCCGAGCGGGTCGCCGGGCACCTGGTGGTGGCCGGCACGCTCGTCGACGACCAGCCCGAGGAGGCTCTGGCCCACGCCCGGGCCGCCCGCGACCGCGCGTCGCGCGTCGCCGTGGTCCGGGAGGCGGTCGGCGTGGCCGCCTACCACGCCGGCGACTACGCCGAGGCGGCCCGCGAGCTGCGCGCCTACCGCCGGATGAGCGGCGACGACGGCTACCGCGCGGTGCTGGCCGACTGCGAGCGCGCCCTGGGGCGGCCCGAGGTGGCACTGCGCCTCGTGCGCGAGGCGCTGGCCGCGCAGCCGGACGCCGAGGAGACCGTGGAGCTCCGCCTGGTCGAGGCTGGTGCACGCGCCGACCTCGGCGAGCTGCCCGCTGCCCGCCTCGTGCTGGAGGCGCTCCTGGGGGGCCGTCCGCGGCCGGACTCGGTCGACCTGACCGATCCCGGGCGGCTGCGCGTCGCGACCGCCTACGCCGACCTGCTGGCGGCGGACGGCGAGGAGGAACTCGCCGAGGCGTGGCACGCGGCGGTCGGTGTGCACACCCCGGAGGAGTCCGACGTCGAGTTCTCCGAGGAGGAGGTGCCGGTCGGCGGCAGCGCGGTCGGCGGCAGCGCGGTCGACGGCAGCGCGGTCGACGACCTGCCCGGCGACGACCTGCCCGGCGACGACCTGCCCGGCGACGAGGCCGGGCAGCCGGACCCCGACGGCGCGGCGCCGGACGACTACGACCTCACCGAGGACGTCGAGGCCGAGGTCGCCGAGCTGCTCGGTGAGGACGCCGCCGAGGAAGACGCCGCCGACGAGGAGGCGCCGGACGCGGGCCCGGCCGGGGCTGCCGCGGACGGGGACGGCACCGTGCACTGA
- a CDS encoding single-stranded DNA-binding protein has protein sequence MSVAVIDRNDVVLRGRLSAPAELRTLPSGDTLVSFRLVVRRPEPRARGQSVDVLPCITYDRALQRRIAAWQAGDVVEVEGALQRRFWRTGTGTASVAEVNCRRGRKVPRSAGSDARTA, from the coding sequence ATGAGCGTGGCTGTGATCGACCGGAACGACGTGGTGCTCCGCGGGCGGCTGTCCGCCCCCGCCGAGCTGCGGACGCTGCCCAGCGGGGACACGCTGGTCAGCTTCCGCCTGGTGGTGCGCCGGCCCGAGCCGCGGGCGCGCGGGCAGTCGGTCGACGTGCTCCCGTGCATCACCTACGACCGCGCCCTGCAGCGCCGGATCGCGGCCTGGCAGGCCGGGGACGTCGTGGAGGTCGAGGGGGCGCTGCAGCGCCGGTTCTGGCGCACCGGCACCGGCACCGCGTCGGTGGCCGAGGTCAACTGCCGGCGCGGGCGGAAGGTGCCGCGGTCGGCCGGGTCCGACGCGCGCACGGCGTGA
- a CDS encoding DUF1015 domain-containing protein, which produces MPSSPADPPDPTAATGLRVRPFRALTYRRRDPGTLARVSSPAYDLVTPEGRDRLSAADPHNIVRLILPGVAGGAGGPGAGDAGGPGDGALHRSVSGAATTLRDWERAGVLERDAEPALWVYALRPAGGAPETVGWLGAVGLPPAGSREVLPHEDTFPAAVEGRRALLEATATDLEPIVLAHDPHPDVPALTAAGRRGAPTLELTDADGVRHALWRVSDPGLTGRVAAALAGTGAVIADGHHRFAAARAHGAREILALLTPMGPGGLRVDPIHRVVPELAFDEAVAAAAGGFRATVLPVAADGAAQEAERWLADPGQTGVLVSDGSRLVRLDAPSAQVTGAVPPEAPAAWRGLDVVLVHHGLVRRLWGRADDPAGVLVAHGVAAALDGALAHRGVALLLRAPSPADVAAVARAGARMPRKSTLFVPKPRTGLVLRHHGD; this is translated from the coding sequence GTGCCCTCGTCCCCGGCGGACCCCCCCGACCCGACAGCTGCGACCGGGTTGCGGGTCCGACCCTTCCGCGCCCTGACCTACCGGCGCCGGGACCCCGGCACCCTGGCCCGGGTCAGCTCGCCAGCCTACGACCTGGTGACCCCGGAGGGCCGCGACCGCCTGAGCGCCGCCGACCCGCACAACATCGTGCGCCTCATCCTGCCGGGCGTCGCCGGCGGGGCCGGCGGACCGGGGGCCGGTGATGCCGGCGGACCGGGGGACGGCGCGCTGCACCGCTCGGTGTCCGGGGCCGCCACGACCCTGCGGGACTGGGAGCGGGCGGGGGTGCTCGAGCGGGACGCCGAGCCCGCGCTGTGGGTCTACGCCCTGCGACCGGCCGGCGGTGCCCCGGAGACGGTCGGCTGGCTGGGCGCGGTGGGTCTGCCGCCGGCGGGCTCGCGGGAGGTGCTGCCGCACGAGGACACGTTCCCCGCGGCCGTGGAGGGACGCCGGGCGCTGCTGGAGGCCACCGCGACCGACCTGGAGCCGATCGTCCTGGCACACGACCCGCACCCCGACGTGCCGGCCCTGACCGCGGCGGGCCGTCGGGGCGCCCCCACGCTGGAGCTCACCGACGCCGACGGCGTCCGGCACGCCCTGTGGCGGGTGTCCGACCCGGGCCTCACCGGGCGGGTGGCCGCCGCGCTCGCGGGCACCGGCGCGGTGATCGCCGACGGCCACCACCGCTTCGCCGCGGCCCGGGCCCACGGGGCGCGCGAGATCCTGGCGCTGCTCACCCCGATGGGACCGGGCGGGCTCCGGGTGGACCCCATCCACCGGGTGGTGCCCGAGCTGGCGTTCGACGAGGCGGTCGCCGCGGCCGCGGGCGGCTTCCGCGCGACCGTGCTGCCGGTCGCGGCCGACGGCGCCGCACAGGAGGCCGAGCGCTGGCTGGCCGACCCGGGGCAGACCGGTGTGCTGGTGAGCGACGGCTCCCGGCTGGTGCGCCTGGACGCCCCCTCCGCCCAGGTCACGGGCGCCGTCCCCCCGGAGGCCCCGGCGGCCTGGCGGGGGCTGGACGTCGTGCTGGTGCACCACGGCCTGGTGCGGCGGCTGTGGGGCCGCGCCGACGACCCCGCCGGCGTGCTGGTCGCCCACGGCGTGGCCGCCGCCCTGGACGGTGCCCTGGCCCACCGGGGCGTGGCGCTGCTGCTGCGGGCGCCGTCGCCGGCCGACGTGGCCGCCGTGGCCCGCGCGGGCGCCCGCATGCCGCGCAAGTCGACGCTGTTCGTGCCCAAGCCGCGGACCGGCCTGGTGCTGCGGCACCACGGGGACTGA
- a CDS encoding tetratricopeptide repeat protein, producing the protein MDETGVPDGDVYDWYQRGLQLLANRDPAAAATLLARAAAAEPGSRSLLEALARAQYDAGRYAEAVHTFRELTAGNPADDYAQFGLGLAASRAGDLDLAAEHLALAVAMRPDLGHYSRALRGVRARRGEEPS; encoded by the coding sequence GTGGACGAGACGGGGGTCCCCGACGGCGACGTCTACGACTGGTACCAGCGGGGGCTGCAGCTGCTGGCCAACCGGGACCCCGCGGCCGCCGCCACCCTCCTCGCCCGCGCCGCCGCGGCCGAGCCCGGATCGCGCAGCCTGCTGGAGGCGCTGGCGCGGGCGCAGTACGACGCCGGCCGCTACGCCGAGGCCGTGCACACCTTCCGCGAGCTGACCGCCGGCAACCCGGCCGACGACTACGCCCAGTTCGGCTTGGGCCTGGCGGCCAGCCGGGCCGGCGACCTCGACCTCGCCGCCGAACACCTGGCCCTGGCCGTGGCGATGCGCCCGGACCTCGGTCACTACTCCCGGGCGCTGCGCGGGGTCCGTGCCCGGCGCGGGGAGGAGCCCTCGTGA
- a CDS encoding HAD-IIA family hydrolase yields MTTPQVPLAGGTAVAPCRVYDVALLDLDGVVYVGPEAVPGVPGALAAARAAGMRLGFVTNNASRTPEEVAAHLTDLAVPAAPTDVITSSQAAATVVAQRLGAGARVLPVGGPGVAAALRAAGLTVVSRAEDGPRAVVQGYGRDVGWTELAEAVVAVRGGAEHVATNADATIPSARGPLPGNGALVGVVSGVTGRPPLVTGKPDPAMHAECLRRTAARRPLVVGDRLDTDVEGGRRAAAATLLVLSGVTDPATLLAAGPRRRPDLLAPDAGGLLTGHPPVVAEAGTWRCGEWVVRADGGRLRLGRDATGAAEGADGLDGLRALCVAHWAGQPGAGAPAQVTAADEAAAAALGRWGLGG; encoded by the coding sequence GTGACCACCCCGCAGGTGCCGCTGGCCGGCGGTACCGCCGTCGCGCCGTGCCGGGTGTACGACGTGGCGCTGCTCGACCTCGACGGCGTGGTCTACGTCGGCCCCGAGGCGGTACCCGGCGTCCCCGGGGCCCTGGCGGCCGCACGGGCGGCGGGCATGCGGCTGGGCTTCGTCACCAACAACGCCTCCCGCACGCCGGAGGAGGTCGCCGCGCACCTCACCGACCTCGCCGTCCCCGCAGCGCCCACCGACGTGATCACCAGCTCCCAGGCGGCGGCCACGGTGGTCGCCCAGCGGCTCGGGGCCGGCGCCCGGGTGCTGCCGGTCGGCGGACCGGGGGTGGCCGCGGCCCTCCGGGCGGCCGGCCTGACCGTGGTGTCCCGCGCCGAGGACGGACCGCGGGCGGTGGTGCAGGGCTACGGCCGCGACGTGGGCTGGACCGAGCTGGCCGAGGCGGTGGTGGCGGTCCGGGGCGGCGCCGAGCACGTGGCCACCAACGCCGACGCGACCATCCCCTCGGCGCGCGGTCCGCTGCCGGGCAACGGTGCGCTGGTGGGCGTGGTCAGCGGCGTCACCGGGCGGCCCCCGCTCGTCACCGGCAAGCCCGACCCGGCGATGCACGCGGAGTGCCTGCGGCGCACCGCGGCCCGGCGGCCGCTGGTCGTCGGCGACCGGCTGGACACCGACGTCGAGGGCGGGCGGCGGGCGGCCGCGGCGACCCTGCTGGTCCTCAGCGGCGTCACCGATCCGGCCACCCTGCTGGCCGCCGGCCCCCGGCGCCGGCCCGACCTGCTGGCCCCGGACGCCGGCGGGCTGCTCACCGGACACCCGCCGGTGGTCGCCGAGGCCGGGACGTGGCGGTGCGGGGAGTGGGTGGTCCGCGCCGACGGCGGCCGGCTCCGGCTGGGCCGGGACGCCACCGGGGCGGCGGAGGGTGCCGACGGGCTCGACGGGTTGCGCGCGCTGTGCGTGGCGCACTGGGCCGGCCAGCCCGGCGCCGGGGCGCCGGCGCAGGTCACTGCCGCCGACGAGGCCGCCGCGGCCGCCCTCGGACGGTGGGGGCTGGGCGGCTGA
- a CDS encoding alkyl sulfatase C-terminal domain-containing protein has translation MTALDGILGDLAAKPAARDLDRSLSCRLTDLGQTVRGRLARGVVQDLRAEPDGSSQDQADIRFTMASDDLVALTEGRLSLGPAWASGRVKLEAGFRDLLRLRTLL, from the coding sequence ATGACCGCCCTGGACGGCATCCTCGGGGACCTGGCGGCCAAGCCGGCGGCACGGGACCTGGACCGCAGCCTGTCCTGCCGGCTGACCGACCTCGGGCAGACCGTCCGCGGCCGGCTGGCGCGGGGCGTGGTGCAGGACCTGCGTGCCGAGCCGGACGGGTCCTCCCAGGACCAGGCCGACATCCGGTTCACCATGGCCAGCGACGACCTCGTCGCCCTGACCGAGGGCCGGCTGTCCCTCGGCCCGGCGTGGGCGTCGGGGCGGGTGAAGCTGGAGGCGGGCTTCCGGGACCTGCTCCGGCTGCGCACGCTGCTCTGA
- a CDS encoding TlyA family RNA methyltransferase: MVRRSRLDAELVRRGLARSREHAVALIAEGRVAVSGQAASKPSTGVGADTPVVVRTDPDRPSWVSRGAHKLIGALDALGVPVEGRRALDAGASTGGFTEVLLHRGAREVVAVDVGYGELAWSLRTDERVRVLERTNVRTLTPEQVAGPVDLVVADLSFISLRLVLPALTACATDPADLLPMVKPQFEVGRERLGAGGVVRDPAHRGDAVLQVARAAAELGWGTAGVVASPLPGPAGNVEFFLRLRRDAGPPREEDVRLAVEEGPA, encoded by the coding sequence ATGGTCCGCCGCAGCCGGCTGGACGCCGAGCTCGTGCGGCGGGGGCTGGCCCGCTCGCGCGAGCACGCCGTCGCCCTCATCGCCGAGGGGCGGGTCGCCGTCTCCGGACAGGCCGCGAGCAAGCCGTCCACCGGCGTGGGCGCCGACACCCCCGTCGTCGTGCGCACCGACCCCGACCGGCCCAGCTGGGTGTCCCGCGGCGCGCACAAGCTGATCGGCGCGCTGGACGCCCTGGGTGTGCCGGTCGAGGGACGCCGGGCCCTGGACGCCGGCGCCTCCACCGGCGGCTTCACCGAGGTGCTGCTGCACCGCGGAGCCCGGGAGGTCGTCGCCGTCGACGTCGGCTACGGCGAGCTGGCCTGGTCGCTGCGCACCGACGAGCGGGTGCGGGTGCTCGAGCGGACCAACGTCCGCACGCTGACGCCCGAGCAGGTCGCGGGTCCGGTGGACCTCGTCGTCGCCGACCTGTCCTTCATCTCCCTGCGGCTGGTGCTGCCGGCGCTCACCGCCTGCGCGACCGACCCGGCGGACCTGCTGCCCATGGTCAAGCCGCAGTTCGAGGTCGGCCGCGAGCGGCTCGGCGCCGGCGGCGTGGTCCGCGACCCCGCGCACCGCGGCGACGCCGTCCTGCAGGTGGCCCGGGCGGCGGCCGAGCTCGGGTGGGGGACCGCGGGCGTGGTGGCCAGCCCGCTGCCCGGACCGGCCGGCAACGTGGAGTTCTTCCTCCGGCTGCGCCGCGACGCCGGGCCGCCGCGGGAGGAGGACGTGCGCCTCGCCGTCGAGGAGGGCCCGGCGTGA
- a CDS encoding NAD kinase, which produces MTEVSPAVWAPSGGRHVLLAVHTGREDIVQLARSSAARLARAGITVRLLEDEAVALGIEGAQVVPADAEAARGAEIVMVFGGDGTFLRAAELARYSNAALMGVNLGRVGFLAETEPEAVEETLTAIERCEYSVEKRLAIEVDVLDDTGAVVGGTWALNEASVEKAERSRVLDVVVAIDGRPLTSFGCDGILCATPTGSTAYAFSAGGPVVWPDVEALLVVPTNAHALFARPLVTSPDSVLTVAIPADGNRARVSADGRRAVDVPAGGRVDVRRAARPVRIARVHAATFGDRLVAKFGLPVRGFREARRADPGREIGAGRNVLARDYVRGDVHGDGGEGGRDGGTDHDA; this is translated from the coding sequence GTGACAGAGGTCAGCCCGGCCGTGTGGGCGCCCAGCGGCGGCCGACACGTGCTGCTCGCCGTGCACACCGGCCGCGAGGACATCGTGCAGCTCGCCCGCAGCTCCGCCGCCCGGCTGGCGCGCGCCGGTATCACCGTGCGGCTGCTCGAGGACGAGGCCGTCGCGCTCGGCATCGAGGGCGCCCAGGTCGTCCCCGCCGACGCCGAGGCCGCCCGCGGCGCGGAGATCGTCATGGTGTTCGGCGGCGACGGCACCTTCCTGCGCGCCGCCGAGCTCGCCCGCTACAGCAACGCCGCCCTGATGGGCGTCAACCTCGGCCGGGTCGGCTTCCTCGCCGAGACCGAGCCCGAGGCGGTCGAGGAGACCCTCACCGCCATCGAGCGCTGCGAGTACTCCGTGGAGAAGCGGCTGGCCATCGAGGTCGACGTCCTCGACGACACCGGCGCCGTCGTCGGCGGCACCTGGGCGCTCAACGAGGCGTCGGTGGAGAAGGCCGAGCGATCCCGCGTCCTGGACGTCGTCGTGGCCATCGACGGGCGGCCGCTGACCAGCTTCGGCTGCGACGGCATCCTGTGCGCCACCCCCACCGGGTCCACCGCCTACGCCTTCTCGGCCGGCGGTCCGGTCGTGTGGCCCGACGTGGAGGCGTTGCTCGTCGTGCCGACCAACGCCCACGCGTTGTTCGCCCGGCCGCTGGTCACCTCGCCGGACTCGGTGCTCACCGTGGCCATCCCGGCCGACGGCAACCGCGCGCGCGTGTCCGCCGACGGCCGGCGCGCCGTGGACGTGCCCGCGGGCGGGCGGGTCGACGTCCGCCGGGCCGCCCGCCCGGTGCGGATCGCCCGGGTGCACGCCGCGACCTTCGGCGACCGGCTGGTGGCGAAGTTCGGCCTGCCGGTGCGCGGCTTCCGGGAGGCCCGCCGGGCCGACCCGGGCCGCGAGATCGGCGCCGGCCGCAACGTGCTGGCCCGCGACTACGTCCGCGGCGACGTCCACGGCGACGGAGGGGAGGGTGGCCGGGATGGCGGCACGGACCACGACGCGTGA
- the recN gene encoding DNA repair protein RecN, whose product MAARTTTREARRPVRAAEPAATDAPPAAGDGLAAPPALPLGRLTELRIRGLGAIDDVTLELGDGLTVVTGETGAGKTMVVTGLTLLFGGRADPGRVRANGKAGVEGRLALPADSPVWQRAAEAGADPDDDGALILARTVSAEGRSRAHLGGRSVPVGVVAELAEDLLAVHGQSDQLRLSRPAEQRRALDRYAGAAHLALLDRYREAHARWRQLAGDLDRRRSRARELAQAADVLRHGLAEIEAVAPQPGEDEELDTQARRLSDADALRAAADEARVALAGDVTGDLGEDLPQDAGAALAIAERVLAASDDPTLVMLAQDLADAVAVVSDVAGQLATYVSDLDADPARLAEVLDRRAAITALVRRYADVGEGVAGVLGWAEDARRRLGELDVSDEALEALAAARDAARAEVDDLGAQVSAGRRAAADGFAAEVGAELAGLAMQSARVAFSIDSDPGAPGPEGVDEVALLMAAHPGAPPRPVHKGASGGELSRVMLAIEVVFAGADPVPVMVFDEVDAGVGGQAAGEIGRRLARLARRHQVVVVTHLAQVAAFADTHLVVDKSPDTGAGVTATDIRAVDGEDRVRELARMLSGLADSDTGQAHARELLAVAATARG is encoded by the coding sequence ATGGCGGCACGGACCACGACGCGTGAGGCCCGGCGGCCGGTCCGCGCGGCGGAGCCGGCGGCGACGGACGCCCCACCGGCGGCCGGTGACGGGCTCGCCGCCCCGCCCGCCCTGCCACTGGGCCGGCTCACCGAGCTGCGGATCCGCGGCCTGGGCGCCATCGACGACGTCACCCTCGAGCTCGGCGACGGGCTGACCGTGGTGACCGGCGAGACCGGCGCCGGCAAGACGATGGTCGTCACCGGGCTGACCCTGCTGTTCGGCGGCCGCGCCGACCCCGGCCGGGTGCGCGCCAACGGCAAGGCCGGCGTCGAGGGGCGCCTGGCCCTGCCCGCCGACTCCCCGGTCTGGCAGCGGGCCGCCGAGGCCGGCGCGGACCCCGACGACGACGGCGCGCTCATCCTGGCCCGCACCGTCAGCGCCGAGGGCCGCTCGCGGGCGCACCTGGGTGGGCGCAGCGTCCCGGTCGGCGTCGTGGCCGAGCTGGCCGAGGACCTGCTGGCCGTGCACGGGCAGAGCGACCAGCTGCGGCTGTCCCGCCCGGCCGAGCAGCGCCGGGCCCTGGACCGCTACGCCGGCGCGGCGCACCTGGCCCTGCTGGACCGCTACCGCGAGGCGCACGCCCGGTGGCGGCAGCTGGCCGGCGACCTCGACCGCCGCCGCAGCCGGGCCCGGGAGCTCGCCCAGGCCGCCGACGTGCTGCGGCACGGGCTGGCGGAGATCGAGGCGGTGGCCCCGCAGCCCGGCGAGGACGAGGAGCTGGACACCCAGGCGCGGCGGCTCAGCGACGCCGACGCGCTGCGCGCCGCCGCCGACGAGGCGCGGGTGGCCCTCGCCGGCGACGTCACCGGCGACCTCGGCGAGGACCTGCCGCAGGACGCCGGCGCCGCGCTGGCCATCGCCGAGCGGGTGCTGGCCGCCTCCGACGACCCCACCCTGGTGATGCTCGCCCAGGACCTCGCCGACGCCGTGGCCGTGGTCTCCGACGTCGCCGGGCAACTGGCCACCTACGTCTCCGACCTGGACGCCGACCCCGCGCGGCTGGCCGAGGTGCTGGACCGCCGGGCGGCGATCACCGCGCTGGTGCGCAGGTACGCCGACGTGGGCGAGGGCGTGGCCGGAGTCCTGGGCTGGGCCGAGGACGCGCGCCGGCGCCTGGGTGAGCTCGACGTCTCCGACGAGGCGCTCGAGGCGCTGGCCGCCGCCCGGGACGCCGCCCGCGCCGAGGTGGACGACCTGGGGGCGCAGGTGTCCGCCGGGCGGCGGGCGGCCGCCGACGGGTTCGCCGCCGAGGTGGGCGCGGAGCTCGCCGGCCTGGCGATGCAGAGCGCGCGCGTCGCCTTCTCGATCGACAGCGACCCGGGGGCGCCCGGCCCCGAGGGCGTCGACGAGGTGGCGCTGCTCATGGCCGCCCACCCCGGCGCCCCGCCGCGGCCGGTGCACAAGGGCGCCTCCGGCGGTGAGCTGTCGCGGGTGATGCTGGCCATCGAGGTGGTCTTCGCCGGCGCCGACCCGGTGCCGGTCATGGTCTTCGACGAGGTCGACGCCGGCGTCGGCGGGCAGGCCGCCGGGGAGATCGGCCGGCGGCTGGCCCGACTGGCGCGGCGCCACCAGGTCGTCGTCGTCACCCACCTGGCCCAGGTCGCGGCGTTCGCCGACACCCACCTGGTCGTCGACAAATCCCCGGACACCGGGGCCGGTGTGACCGCCACCGACATCCGTGCCGTCGACGGCGAGGATCGGGTGCGCGAGCTGGCCCGCATGCTGTCCGGGCTGGCCGACAGCGACACCGGGCAGGCGCACGCGCGCGAGCTGCTCGCGGTGGCTGCGACCGCCCGCGGGTGA
- a CDS encoding methylase — translation MSCFSAVDESAHYGFSVCMLLRQYREQLGWADEGIVELGTGDATAIADVVAGLPDLRVRSFDISAPSVEHARANIAARGVADRYTVEFGDFFDRADSAGSRPVSTVIANPPYIPAPDRDIRMPELWGGVYGNDLVLQLLKAGYRNVVTAVPSYADPGGTVRTAEDLGYRVANFLAMGLDYGEYSSEPKVREHIRRLCAEGRGWAGEDEYMVAVALFTQEPDIPGDRATQLLNALQLPA, via the coding sequence GTGAGCTGCTTCTCCGCCGTCGACGAGTCGGCGCACTACGGCTTCAGCGTCTGCATGCTGCTCCGGCAGTACCGCGAGCAGCTGGGGTGGGCCGACGAGGGGATCGTCGAGCTCGGCACCGGTGACGCCACCGCGATCGCCGACGTCGTGGCCGGCCTGCCCGACCTGCGGGTGCGCAGCTTCGACATCAGCGCCCCCTCGGTGGAGCACGCCCGGGCGAACATCGCCGCCCGCGGGGTGGCCGACCGCTACACCGTGGAGTTCGGCGACTTCTTCGACCGGGCGGACTCGGCGGGCAGCCGGCCGGTGTCCACGGTGATCGCCAACCCGCCGTACATCCCGGCGCCGGACCGCGACATCCGCATGCCCGAGCTGTGGGGCGGGGTGTACGGCAACGACCTGGTGCTGCAGCTGCTCAAGGCCGGCTACCGCAACGTGGTCACCGCCGTGCCCAGCTACGCCGACCCGGGCGGGACCGTCCGGACCGCCGAGGACCTCGGCTACCGGGTCGCGAACTTCCTGGCCATGGGCCTGGACTACGGCGAGTACAGCAGCGAGCCCAAGGTGCGCGAGCACATCCGCCGGTTGTGCGCCGAGGGCCGCGGCTGGGCCGGTGAGGACGAGTACATGGTCGCCGTCGCCCTGTTCACCCAGGAGCCCGACATCCCCGGCGACCGCGCCACCCAGCTGCTCAACGCCCTGCAGCTCCCGGCCTGA
- a CDS encoding TetR/AcrR family transcriptional regulator — protein MTPGARAVGRTDPDDDVAGEPHEAVLRQLPTPDPPAGPALPDDGVPEAGSAGGGLPAGSVPGSSAGDGGAPPLPGTTSPAAPPAAAETDPRSRRGRRALRGPGLRERRRQQTRAAIIEAAAELFAERGFDAVSVVEIAQRAGVVEKTVFNHFPVKEGLVFEADPPVRAALLETVRTRPAGESVTAAAGTFVVRAMSGLGAPEAAAGVAEMAGVIRGSRTLQVREREILGELTTALAALVAEETGAEPGDLAPWLAAQAVLGLYAALLELARDRVLAGVSGPALSAELLARGERGLALLQFGLAGYAKRR, from the coding sequence GTGACTCCTGGCGCGCGTGCCGTCGGCCGGACCGATCCCGACGACGACGTGGCCGGCGAGCCGCACGAGGCGGTCCTGCGGCAGCTGCCGACGCCGGACCCCCCGGCCGGGCCGGCGCTCCCGGACGACGGTGTCCCGGAGGCCGGCTCCGCGGGCGGCGGCCTCCCCGCCGGCAGCGTGCCCGGGAGCAGCGCGGGAGACGGCGGTGCGCCGCCACTGCCGGGCACCACGAGCCCGGCCGCTCCCCCGGCCGCCGCCGAGACCGACCCGCGGAGCCGTCGTGGGCGGCGGGCGCTGCGCGGACCGGGCCTGCGCGAGCGGCGTCGGCAGCAGACCCGCGCGGCGATCATCGAGGCGGCCGCCGAGCTGTTCGCCGAGCGCGGCTTCGACGCGGTCAGCGTCGTGGAGATCGCCCAGCGGGCCGGGGTGGTGGAGAAGACGGTGTTCAACCACTTCCCGGTCAAGGAGGGGCTGGTCTTCGAGGCCGACCCGCCGGTGCGCGCGGCGCTGCTGGAGACGGTGCGCACCCGACCGGCCGGGGAGTCGGTGACCGCGGCCGCCGGCACCTTCGTCGTCCGGGCCATGAGCGGGCTGGGCGCCCCGGAGGCCGCCGCGGGCGTGGCGGAGATGGCCGGGGTCATCCGCGGCAGCCGCACCCTGCAGGTGCGCGAGCGGGAGATCCTCGGCGAGCTGACCACCGCGCTGGCCGCGCTGGTCGCCGAGGAGACCGGTGCCGAGCCCGGGGACCTGGCGCCCTGGCTGGCCGCGCAGGCGGTGCTCGGCCTGTACGCCGCGCTCCTGGAGCTCGCGCGCGACCGGGTGCTGGCCGGCGTCTCCGGCCCGGCGCTGTCCGCCGAGCTGCTGGCCCGCGGCGAGCGCGGGCTGGCGCTGCTGCAGTTCGGCCTGGCCGGCTACGCCAAGCGGAGGTGA